In the Candidatus Methylomirabilota bacterium genome, GGTGCTGCGCTGGCCCGGCGGCAACTTCGTCAGCGGCTATCACTGGCTCGACGGGGTGGGGCCCAAGAAGGAGCGCCCGCGCCGCAGCGACCTGGCCTGGTACGCCGAGGAGTCCAACCGCTTCGGCACCAACGAGTTCATCGAGTACTGCCGCGCGATGGGCGCCGAGCCGATCATCTGCGTGAACATGGGCTCGGGCACCATGGACGAGGCCCAGGCCTGGGTCGAGTACTGCAACGGCACCGGCAACACCTCGTGGGCCAACCTGCGCCGCGCCCACGGCCACCCCGAGCCGCACCGGGTGCGGTACTGGGGGCTGGGCAACGAGATGTACGGAGGCTGGCAGATCGGCAATCTCGAGGCGCGCGACTACGTCAAGAAGGCGCGCGCCTTCGCGATGGTCATGAAGCGCACCGACCCGTCGATCCAGCTCATCGGCTGCGGGCAGAACGGCTGGAGCGAGTGGGACGAGGTGGTGCTGGACGGCCTCGCGGAGCTGATCGACTTCCACTCCATCCATCTCTACACCGGCCACCCCGATCATTACGTGACCGTGATGCAGTCGCACGAGGCGGAGCGCGCGGTGCGCATCTGCACGGCGCTCATCGAGCGGGTGCGGCGCCGGAAGCAGATCGCGCACCCCATCCATATCGCGTTCGACGAGTGGAACGTGTGGTGGCGCACCCGGAGCCACGAGGATCGGGTGGGCGGCGTGGAGGAGCGCTACACCCTGACCGACGCCCTCGCGGTGGCGACCTACCTGAACGGCTTCCTGCGCCACTGCCGCAGCGTGCGCATGGCCAACTTCGCCCAGCTCGTCAACGCCATCGCCCCGATCTTCACGAGCCGGCGGGGCCTGTTCCTCCAGACGATCTACCATCCGCTGCGGCTCTACGCCGAGCACACGCTCGACGTGGCGCTCGACGTGACGGTGGACGGCGCGCAGTACGCGCTCGCCCCCGGGCAGGAGAGCGACGCCGGGGGCGGGCGCGTGCACCACGTGGCCGACCTGGGGCCGTTCTCGCTCATCGACGCGGCGGCCAGCGTCGACGAGGGGGGCCGGGCGCTCTCGATCGCGCTGGTCAATCGCGATCGGGACCGCGATCTGCCCGCGTCGATCGAGATCGCGGGCATGGACGTGGCGGGCACGGTGACCCTCTGGGAGGTGAACGGCCCCGACGTGGGAGCGACCAACTCCTTCGAGGACCCGCGGCGGGTCGACGTGCGCGAGGGGCGCGCCACCGCCCGCCCGGGCGGGCTCGATCATGTCTGTCCCGCCCACTCCATCACGATCCTGCGCCTGACGCGCGGTAGCTAGGTCTCGCTCGCCACCGTCTGGAACGCGCGCTCGCTCGCCTCGAGCGTGCGGGCCACGTCGTCCTCGGAGTGGGCCGCCGACACGAACCAGTTGTGAGCGGGATGGGCGTACGCCCCGCCCTCGGTCACGAGCGAGCACCACCGGCGGATGCGCCGCCGCTCGGGATCATCGGCGAAGCGGATCACCGGCATGGCGGGCTGGCCGACCGGCTGCAGCGGCACCCCGTGCCGGCGCGCCTGCTCGGCGAGGCCGTCGGTGAGCAGGCCGCCGATGCGATGGATGCGCGCGATGGCGTCGGTGCCCGCCAGCACGTCGAGGGTGGCCAGGCTGGCCGCGAACGGCGCGCTCGCGAAGAAGAACGAGCCGGTGAAGTAGATGCGCTCGGCCGCCGCGCGCAGGCCCTCGCGGGCGAGCCCGGCGGCGAGCGGGTGGCCGTTGGCGATGGCCTTCGAGTAGCAGATCAGATCGGGGGCCGCGCCGAAGTGCTCGCACGAGCCGCCCAGGTGGAAGCGGAAGCCGGCGCGCACGTCGTCCATCGCGAAGAGGGCGCCGTGTGCGTCGCAGAGGGCGCGAACGCCCGCGAAGAAGCCGGCCGCGGGCGCGGTCCCGGTGACGTGATCGAACGGGGTGGCCATCACCACCGCGATGTGGCCGGGCTCTGCCGCGAAGAGGCCGGCCAGCTCGTCGAGATCGTTCCAGCCGAACTCGAGGAGGTCATCCCGGTAGTGGGCGGGGACGCCGGGCAGGTGGGGCAGGGCCCACGGGCGTGCGGCGTGATAGGCCCCGCGCACTCGGGCGATGCGCGGGCGGCCGGTGTGGGCGCGGGCCACGTCCACGGCCCAGCTGGTGGCGTCGGCGCCGTTCTTGCCGAACACCGCGAAGTCCGCCCGCGGGGTCAGGGCGACGAGCCGCTCGGCCAGCTCCACCATGCGCGGGCCGGGCAGGGGGAGACAGTCGCCGCCGGCCCGCTGCTCGGCCACCGCGGCCTCGACCGCGGGATGGCCGTAGCCGAGGATCATCGGGCCGTAAGCGCACATCCAGTCGACGTACTCGTTGCCGTCCACGTCCCAGATGCGGCTCCGCTCGGCGCGGGCGAGGAAACGCGGGTGGCCGTCGCCCAGCACCGCGCCGTTCTGGTGGCCGTAGACGCCGCCCGGCATGACCTTGCGGGCGCGCTCCCACAGGGCGTGACTCCGGGTCAGACGCGCCGGCGAATGCTCCATGGCGCGCGCATCATAGCACCGGCGCGCGCGGTGACACGGGGGCCGGCTACTGGACGAGGCCGAGGGCGATCAGCGTCGAAGGGTCGGGGCGGCCCGTGACCGGCAGGCCCTGGCGTCGCTGGAACGAGCGGAGCGCCTCCGCCGTGCGCGGACCCATCGCGGCCTCGGGGGAGCCGGCGTTGTAGCCGCGCTCGCGCAGGGCCAGGCGCACCGCCTTCAAGCGCTCTTCATATCGGCTGACCAGCACCGACGGCTGGTTCGCGCGGTACCGCTCCATGCGCTTCGCCAGGTCGCGCTCCCAGCGGGCGCTGGCGGCGAGCCCCACCTCCAGGAAGCCGTAGACGGTGAGCACGGCGACGATGGCCACGAGGGGAAAGAAGATCATCGGTCGGGTGATCCACGCTCGCAGCGGGCTCGTCATGGCCCGCCGCGGGTGCAACCGCCATGCCCGGGCGACTCTACGCCGAACGCCACGTATCGAGCCCGAAACTGCCGTCACGATCGGCGACGGAGGGGAGGGCGAGGAAGAAACGACCCGGTACGAACTGCCGAACTAGAGATGCGGCAGGACGGTGGAGGCGAAGAGCCAGGTGCCTTCCGGGCGCGGGACGTCGGCGAAGTTCACGGTGAGCCGTCGTGCTCCTTGCTTGACGATTCCGAGCATCGCCTCGGTCACCTGGGCCGGCGTGCCGACCAGCTGGATGTCGTTCAGCGAGCGGATCCCGGGCGACGTCTTGAGCCGCTCCACCTCGCGCTCGTTCTCGGCGATGAGGATGCCCACCCGAACCACCTGCTCGATCGCGTCGTAGTCGCGGCCCACGTCGCGGCAGTGCCCCTTGAGGACCTCCTGCTTGTGGGCGTAGGCCTCCGGCCCCTTCCAGACGTAGTTCCACCAGTCGGCGTGGCGGGCGACCACGCGGAGCAGGAACTTCTCCCCCGAGCCGCCGACCATGATCGGCGGAACCGGGGTGGGGCGCGGCTCGCAGGCGGCGCCGGTGATGGAGTAGTGCTGGCCGTGGTAGTCGGCCGGGGCCTGGGTCCACAGGCGTCGGATCAGCTCGATGGCCTCCGCGAGCTGATCGATGCGCACGCGCGCCGGCGGGTAGGGCCAGCCGTAGGCGCGGTACTCCTCCTCGTTCCAGCCAGCCCCGATGCCCAGGATCACGCGGCCGCCGGACAGGGCCTGGGCGGTCGCGGCCATCTTGGCGAGCAGCGCGGGATTGCGGAAGCTGTTGCACAGCACTTCGTGGCCGCACCGCTTGTCCGGATAGCGGGCGAGCGCCCAGGTGAGCAGCGTCCAGCCCTCGGCCACCTTGTGGGAGCCATACTGCACGTGGTCCGGCATCCAGAGCGCGTCGAACGGCGCGATGGTCCGGTCGAAGTAGGGGAAGGTGTCCTCGACGAGGCGCGACCAGATGTTGAGGCCGACCGGGACCCCCATGGCCGCCGCAGCTCTCTAGCCGCGGAACTGTCGCCGGTCGCCAGACCGGAGCCACAGCCGCACGAGGTGACGTCGCCGCTCCGGGTCGTCGTGATCCTGGTACGGCGTGCGCCCGTGGACGATCACGCGGTTGTTCAGCACCTGGATCTGGCCGCGCTCGAGCCAGAGGTCCAGGCGATGCGCCGGATCGCTGAGGAAGGCGTCCATCCGCCGCACCGCCTCGGCGCCGTCGGCGTCGAGGGTGCGGCCGGTCTTCTCGTAGCCGCGGACGATGTGCCGGGCGTTGAAGCGCGTGCGCAGGGCGCCGTCCCAGGCGAACACCGGGCGGAAGTTCGTCGGCGCCGCGTCGGCCGCCTGGTATTCCTGGTGGTCGCGGTAGAAGACCTCGTAGAGCCGGCGCAGCAGCGTGGGGTGCTCGCTCAGGAAATAGTTGTGGGCGGCCGCCGCGCTCGACACGATGCTCATGCCGCCGTCGCGGGCCGGCTGCAGGCAGAAGAGCGTCACGTAGCTCGGGGGGGCCTCGCCCATGCTGCTGTCGGTGTGCATCTCGAGACCCTCGGGAGTCAGCGCGCCGCGGGTCTCGGCGGTGTAGGCCGCGCCGTCGTGGCGCACGTCGTAGATGACGGTGCCCTTCCACTCCTGCGCCACCGGCGGCTCGAGCAGGCTCATGAGGATCCAGTAGACCGCGACGGCCTCGTCGCGGGTCATCGCGTCCACCGGCAGCCGGTCCAGCATCACGAAACCCGGGCCGACGTCGAGCCGTCGGCGCACCTCGGCCATCCACGTCACGGTGGCCGCGAGCGGGAAGTGCTCCGGCAGCAGCAGCAGCGTCGGCACCGGCGCGCGGCGCAGCTCGCGGAGCGCGGCGGCCAGCTCGGCCAGGACCTCGACGGGGATCGGCAGCAGGTACCGGTCGGCCGGCAGCGACGGGCCGTGCCAGGCGGCGGACTCGGGCAGGGGGCGCGTCAGCATGGCGGGCGTCAGAGCAGAAGATCGGCCACGCGCACGCGGGCCGTCAACCGGGCGAGCGGCGACACCGAGCCGTCGCGCTCCGGCACGAGGCGAGACCCGTAGCGCCAACCGAACACCGCGGAGGCGTCGCGTGCCGGCTCGCGGTAGATCTCGAGCGCGTGGTCTACCAGGTTGATGATCCAGTAGTCGGCGATGCGGGCTCGCGCGTAGAGGCTTCCCTTGTGCTCTCGATCGAGGAGGAGGCTCGATTCGGCCACCTCGACGACGAGCACCGGGCGTGACGGGTGCTCCGCGCGATAGTCGCGAAAGCTTCCCGGCACGACCGCCAGATCCGGCTCGGGCTCCGACTCGTCGTCCAGGGCGAGCGGCCCCTGGCCGCGCACTTCCCAGCCGGGGCCCAGGGCGGAGCGGAGCGCTTCCTCCGCCGCCCGGATCGCGGCGAAGTGACGGCTGCCCTGGGGCTCCGCCACGATGAGCTGTCCGCCGAGGAGCTCGATCGGATCGCCCGGGCCGAGGAATCCGCCCTCGACGAGGCGCTCGTATTCGAGCCGCTTCCATCGACGAACCGGAATCTCGGGCGGCGACATGCGTCGAGCGTAGCGATCCGCGCCGGCGCCGTCAATGTGTCCCGGCGGGGACGCTCAGGCCCGCAGGGCCGTCCACACCCGCGAGGACGACATCGGCAGGTCGAGCGCGCGCACGCCGCGGCTCGCGAGGGCGTCCAGCACCGCGTTGACCGCGGAGGGGAGCGCTCCGGCCACGCCCGACTCACCCGCGCCCTTCACGCCGAGCGGGTTGGTGGTGCAGGCGACGCCGTGATGGCCCACGCGCAGGGCCGGCAGGTCCTCGGCGCGCGGCAGCCCGTAGTCCATGAACGAGGCGGTGAGGAGCTGGCCGTCCGCGTCGTAGACCACGTGCTCGCCCAGCACCTGGCCCAGTCCCTGCGCGATGCCGCCGTGGATCTGTCCCTCGACGATGGTCTCGTTCACGATGCGGCCGACGTCGTCCACCGCCGCGTAGCCGACCACCGCCACCGCGCCGGTGTCGGGGTCGATCTCGACCTCGGTGACGTGGCAGCCGTTGGGGAAGGTCATCTGCGGCGAGACGAACTTGGCGGTGCTGTCGAGCCCGTCCGCCAGGTCCGGCGGCAGCCCGGGCAGCGCGCGGGCGCGCGCGCCCAGGTCGAGCAGGCCGATCGCGCGATCGGTGCCCGTGACGCGGAAGCGGCCGGCCGCGAACTCCACGTCCGGCGCGGCGGCCTCGAAGTAGTGCGCAGCCACGCGGCGCCCTTTCTCGATGGCGACGTCGCACGCCATCGCGGCCGCGCTGCCCGCCATCATCATGGATCGGGAGGCCACGCTGGGCGTGCCCGCCGGCACCAGGTCGCTATCGCCCTGGACCAGGCGCACCGCGCCGGGATCGATGCCGAGCCGGCGAGCGATCACCGCCGGGAACGTCGAGAGATGGCCCTGGCCCATCGGCTGGGCGCCGGTATGCAGCGCCACCGTGCCGTCCGCCCGGAAGCGCAGGTCCACCGTCTCGTCCAGGATGCCGCCGGCGACCTCCAGGAAGCAGCAGAGGCCGATGCCGCGCAGGCGCCCGGCGCGCTCGGCGGCCGCGCGGCGCGCCGGGAAGCCGGCCCAGTCCGCCAGGTCCAGCGCGCGGTCCATCACCGTCTCGAACTCGCCGCTGTCGTACGTGGGCCCGTTGGGCGTGCGGTACGGCATGGCCGCGGGCGGGATGAAGTTCCGGCGGCGGAGCGCGACGCGGTCGCTGCCCATCGCGGCGGCGGCCTGATCGATCAGCCGCTCGATCAGGTAGAGCGCCTCGGGCCGGCCGGCGCCGCGATAGGGGCCGAGCGGCGCGGTATTGGTGAAGGCCAGCGTGACGTCGATGGCGATGGCCGGGATCCGGTACACGCTCGAGAGGCAGTTCTTGGTGTTGTTGGTGCCGAACACCGCCGCGAACGCCGAGACGTAGGCGCCGAGGCCGACGCGGGTGCGCACCCGCAGGCCGAGGAACCGG is a window encoding:
- a CDS encoding alpha-L-arabinofuranosidase C-terminal domain-containing protein, with the protein product MTTRIGIDTRRRLGPVDRRIFGQFIEHLGRCIYGGIYEEGSNLSDERGFRRDVMEAARPLRFPVLRWPGGNFVSGYHWLDGVGPKKERPRRSDLAWYAEESNRFGTNEFIEYCRAMGAEPIICVNMGSGTMDEAQAWVEYCNGTGNTSWANLRRAHGHPEPHRVRYWGLGNEMYGGWQIGNLEARDYVKKARAFAMVMKRTDPSIQLIGCGQNGWSEWDEVVLDGLAELIDFHSIHLYTGHPDHYVTVMQSHEAERAVRICTALIERVRRRKQIAHPIHIAFDEWNVWWRTRSHEDRVGGVEERYTLTDALAVATYLNGFLRHCRSVRMANFAQLVNAIAPIFTSRRGLFLQTIYHPLRLYAEHTLDVALDVTVDGAQYALAPGQESDAGGGRVHHVADLGPFSLIDAAASVDEGGRALSIALVNRDRDRDLPASIEIAGMDVAGTVTLWEVNGPDVGATNSFEDPRRVDVREGRATARPGGLDHVCPAHSITILRLTRGS
- a CDS encoding aminotransferase class III-fold pyridoxal phosphate-dependent enzyme produces the protein MEHSPARLTRSHALWERARKVMPGGVYGHQNGAVLGDGHPRFLARAERSRIWDVDGNEYVDWMCAYGPMILGYGHPAVEAAVAEQRAGGDCLPLPGPRMVELAERLVALTPRADFAVFGKNGADATSWAVDVARAHTGRPRIARVRGAYHAARPWALPHLPGVPAHYRDDLLEFGWNDLDELAGLFAAEPGHIAVVMATPFDHVTGTAPAAGFFAGVRALCDAHGALFAMDDVRAGFRFHLGGSCEHFGAAPDLICYSKAIANGHPLAAGLAREGLRAAAERIYFTGSFFFASAPFAASLATLDVLAGTDAIARIHRIGGLLTDGLAEQARRHGVPLQPVGQPAMPVIRFADDPERRRIRRWCSLVTEGGAYAHPAHNWFVSAAHSEDDVARTLEASERAFQTVASET
- a CDS encoding peptidoglycan-binding domain-containing protein, which gives rise to MIFFPLVAIVAVLTVYGFLEVGLAASARWERDLAKRMERYRANQPSVLVSRYEERLKAVRLALRERGYNAGSPEAAMGPRTAEALRSFQRRQGLPVTGRPDPSTLIALGLVQ
- a CDS encoding LLM class flavin-dependent oxidoreductase; this encodes MGVPVGLNIWSRLVEDTFPYFDRTIAPFDALWMPDHVQYGSHKVAEGWTLLTWALARYPDKRCGHEVLCNSFRNPALLAKMAATAQALSGGRVILGIGAGWNEEEYRAYGWPYPPARVRIDQLAEAIELIRRLWTQAPADYHGQHYSITGAACEPRPTPVPPIMVGGSGEKFLLRVVARHADWWNYVWKGPEAYAHKQEVLKGHCRDVGRDYDAIEQVVRVGILIAENEREVERLKTSPGIRSLNDIQLVGTPAQVTEAMLGIVKQGARRLTVNFADVPRPEGTWLFASTVLPHL
- a CDS encoding TauD/TfdA family dioxygenase — its product is MLTRPLPESAAWHGPSLPADRYLLPIPVEVLAELAAALRELRRAPVPTLLLLPEHFPLAATVTWMAEVRRRLDVGPGFVMLDRLPVDAMTRDEAVAVYWILMSLLEPPVAQEWKGTVIYDVRHDGAAYTAETRGALTPEGLEMHTDSSMGEAPPSYVTLFCLQPARDGGMSIVSSAAAAHNYFLSEHPTLLRRLYEVFYRDHQEYQAADAAPTNFRPVFAWDGALRTRFNARHIVRGYEKTGRTLDADGAEAVRRMDAFLSDPAHRLDLWLERGQIQVLNNRVIVHGRTPYQDHDDPERRRHLVRLWLRSGDRRQFRG
- a CDS encoding Uma2 family endonuclease; its protein translation is MSPPEIPVRRWKRLEYERLVEGGFLGPGDPIELLGGQLIVAEPQGSRHFAAIRAAEEALRSALGPGWEVRGQGPLALDDESEPEPDLAVVPGSFRDYRAEHPSRPVLVVEVAESSLLLDREHKGSLYARARIADYWIINLVDHALEIYREPARDASAVFGWRYGSRLVPERDGSVSPLARLTARVRVADLLL
- a CDS encoding xanthine dehydrogenase family protein molybdopterin-binding subunit; amino-acid sequence: MTGPESSLRFGAVAGGRRSEDGPLLTGRGRFTDDIALPGQAHGAFVRAPVAHARIRSIDVTPALALPGVLAVLTGRDLQAAGLGAIPPAASFPGRGGKPLAAAPIPPLAVDRVRHVGEAVALAVAETPEQAADAAAAVVLDLDPLPAVADVDHALAPAAHPVWPDAPDNVAFDWTDGDAAGVAAAFAAAAHVARVRLDDTRVAPAALEPRAAIGQWDEAAQRYTLTASTQGVAVVRRLLAEGVFKIPPARLRVLTPDVGGGFGMKVQAYPEYAALLFAARRVGRPVKWRATRIESFLADTAGRDGILEGELALDASGRFLGLRVRTRVGLGAYVSAFAAVFGTNNTKNCLSSVYRIPAIAIDVTLAFTNTAPLGPYRGAGRPEALYLIERLIDQAAAAMGSDRVALRRRNFIPPAAMPYRTPNGPTYDSGEFETVMDRALDLADWAGFPARRAAAERAGRLRGIGLCCFLEVAGGILDETVDLRFRADGTVALHTGAQPMGQGHLSTFPAVIARRLGIDPGAVRLVQGDSDLVPAGTPSVASRSMMMAGSAAAMACDVAIEKGRRVAAHYFEAAAPDVEFAAGRFRVTGTDRAIGLLDLGARARALPGLPPDLADGLDSTAKFVSPQMTFPNGCHVTEVEIDPDTGAVAVVGYAAVDDVGRIVNETIVEGQIHGGIAQGLGQVLGEHVVYDADGQLLTASFMDYGLPRAEDLPALRVGHHGVACTTNPLGVKGAGESGVAGALPSAVNAVLDALASRGVRALDLPMSSSRVWTALRA